A DNA window from Acropora palmata chromosome 12, jaAcrPala1.3, whole genome shotgun sequence contains the following coding sequences:
- the LOC141859331 gene encoding interferon regulatory factor 1-like, with protein MHDYSKPFGEKKLRFSEWLVQKLDENQVPGVRWIDRNRGTFTIPWKHGSANGWTIGNFAIFKQWAEHSGKHKDGRNNPDPSKWKTNFRCTLNALPCFTEIRERSHPRGPQAFKIFKMSRSTLRKLDRKNRRETDHSKPPEQLSPADKQIIEMVDEMERIGTSTEKTFLPSSPLSPFPAFETFIVNSKDYASISCYLSAWNAMAVDRFVANAKDDTHEVEPTSDPDE; from the exons atgcacGACTACAGCAAACCGTTCGGCGAAAAGAAATTGCGTTTTAGTGAATGGTTGGTGCAAAAACTGGACGAAAACCAGGTTCCTGGAGTACGTTGGATTGATCGAAACCGTGGAACATTCACAATTCCCTGGAAACATGGCTCTGCCAATGGTTGGACGATTGGaaactttgcaattttcaaacagtgGGCTGAACATTCTGGAAAACACAAAGACGGGAGAAATAACCCGGATCcttcaaaatggaaaacaaatttcCGATGCACACTCAACGCTCTTCCCTGTTTCACAGAGATAAGAGAAAGAAGTCATCCGCGAGGGCCGCAGGCTTTCaagatcttcaaaatgtcgaGGTCTACCCTGAGAAAATTGGACCGGAAAAACAGAAGAGAAACAGATCATTCGAAAC CCCCAGAACAATTAAGTCCTGCAGACAAGCAAATAATAGAG ATGGTGGACGAGATGGAGCGGATTGGTACCTCTACAGAGAAAACGTTTTTGCCTTCAAGTCCGCTGTCACCATTTCCTGCGTTTGAGACGTTCATCGTCAATAGCAAAG ACTATGCTTCTATTTCGTGCTACTTGTCAGCTTGGAACGCTATGGCGGTTGACCGGTTTGTTGCGAACGCTAAAGACGACACCCACGAGGTGGAACCCACGAGTGATCCCGACGAGTAA
- the LOC141859310 gene encoding uncharacterized protein LOC141859310 isoform X1, with product MPAERMRLRAWIEHQCDNRRLPGLEWEDREKGIFKVSWKHASRQGWSCGRDACVFEGWARHSGRYRPGIDKTDPRRWKANFRCALNALPDIRELPNRGIARGQDAYRVYQIVRKVAKKDGGQSKRVQNKSHASTNSTSSSRIFVSPRGHPATKRSRREHAHTVVSKKRATVTEPPRKAPYYHISKPFSGFGFWPTLHGWPPHLLDHDYMNSWYDPRPVMEDKGVMAQPGIKQEPLSPGTRTVPSYSEECDLEEDDSEGAKVIVKQEDAVPNDQEIIDLVDQMSSEESNSSYEDLESVDEEGLTQDHSAATERPPLHLVLKAEDSPSFGDEYGPPLPLTPDSTREILSGIN from the exons ATGCCAGCAGAACGAATGCGCCTTCGCGCTTGGATCGAACATCAATGCGACAACCGCCGACTTCCTGGTTTAGAGTGGGAGGATCGCGAAAAAGGGATATTTAAAGTCTCTTGGAAACACGCATCGAGGCAAGGTTGGAGTTGTGGCAGAGACGCCTGCGTTTTCGAAGGCTGGGCCCGTCATAGTGGACGGTACAGACCTGGCATCGACAAGACAGATCCACGAAGATGGAAAGCGAATTTCCGATGTGCTCTGAATGCGCTTCCGGATATACGAGAGTTGCCGAACAGGGGAATCGCGCGAGGACAAGATGCATACAGAGTGTACCAGATTGTAAGGAAGGTTGCGAAGAAGGATGGAGGGCAATCGAAACGGGTACAAAATAAAT CTCACGCTTCAACTAACTCGACATCTAGCTCGAGGATTTTTGTATCCCCAAGGGGACATCCGGCAACTAAGAGAAGCAGAAGAGAGCATGCCCACACTGTCGTCAGCAAGAAGAGGGCGACTGTAACG GAGCCGCCGAGGAAAGCACCTTATTATCATATCTCCAAGCCTTTCAGCGGTTTTGGGTTCTGGCCAACCTTGCATGGATGGCCTCCTCATCTGCTTGATCACGACTATATGAACTCTTGGTATGATCCAAGACCCGTGATGGAAG aCAAAGGAGTTATGGCCCAACCTGGTATTAAGCAAGAACCGCTGTCCCCAGGGACTAGAACAGTGCCTTCTTATTCCGAGGAATGTGATCTGGAAGAG GATGACTCAGAGGGCGCTAAAGTCATTGTGAAACAAG AGGACGCTGTTCCCAACGATCAAGAGATTATTGAT CTCGTTGATCAAATGTCATCAGAAGAGAGTAATTCTTCATATGAGGATTTAGAAAGCGTGGACGAAGAAG GTCTCACTCAGGATCATTCAGCAGCCACTGAAAGGCCACCGCTGCATCTGGTCTTGAAGGCCGAGGACTCACCCAGTTTTGGAGATGAGTACGGGCCACCGCTGCCTCTTACACCGGACTCAACTCGAGAGATTCTAAGTGGCATTAATTGA
- the LOC141859310 gene encoding uncharacterized protein LOC141859310 isoform X2 — translation MPAERMRLRAWIEHQCDNRRLPGLEWEDREKGIFKVSWKHASRQGWSCGRDACVFEGWARHSGRYRPGIDKTDPRRWKANFRCALNALPDIRELPNRGIARGQDAYRVYQIVRKVAKKDGGQSKRVQNKSHASTNSTSSSRIFVSPRGHPATKRSRREHAHTVVSKKRATVTEPPRKAPYYHISKPFSGFGFWPTLHGWPPHLLDHDYMNSWYDPRPVMEDKGVMAQPGIKQEPLSPGTRTVPSYSEECDLEEDDSEGAKVIVKQEDAVPNDQEIIDLVDQMSSEESNSSYEDLESVDEEGTKNLVLQRSHSGSFSSH, via the exons ATGCCAGCAGAACGAATGCGCCTTCGCGCTTGGATCGAACATCAATGCGACAACCGCCGACTTCCTGGTTTAGAGTGGGAGGATCGCGAAAAAGGGATATTTAAAGTCTCTTGGAAACACGCATCGAGGCAAGGTTGGAGTTGTGGCAGAGACGCCTGCGTTTTCGAAGGCTGGGCCCGTCATAGTGGACGGTACAGACCTGGCATCGACAAGACAGATCCACGAAGATGGAAAGCGAATTTCCGATGTGCTCTGAATGCGCTTCCGGATATACGAGAGTTGCCGAACAGGGGAATCGCGCGAGGACAAGATGCATACAGAGTGTACCAGATTGTAAGGAAGGTTGCGAAGAAGGATGGAGGGCAATCGAAACGGGTACAAAATAAAT CTCACGCTTCAACTAACTCGACATCTAGCTCGAGGATTTTTGTATCCCCAAGGGGACATCCGGCAACTAAGAGAAGCAGAAGAGAGCATGCCCACACTGTCGTCAGCAAGAAGAGGGCGACTGTAACG GAGCCGCCGAGGAAAGCACCTTATTATCATATCTCCAAGCCTTTCAGCGGTTTTGGGTTCTGGCCAACCTTGCATGGATGGCCTCCTCATCTGCTTGATCACGACTATATGAACTCTTGGTATGATCCAAGACCCGTGATGGAAG aCAAAGGAGTTATGGCCCAACCTGGTATTAAGCAAGAACCGCTGTCCCCAGGGACTAGAACAGTGCCTTCTTATTCCGAGGAATGTGATCTGGAAGAG GATGACTCAGAGGGCGCTAAAGTCATTGTGAAACAAG AGGACGCTGTTCCCAACGATCAAGAGATTATTGAT CTCGTTGATCAAATGTCATCAGAAGAGAGTAATTCTTCATATGAGGATTTAGAAAGCGTGGACGAAGAAGGTACAAAGAACCTAGTGTTACAAAG GTCTCACTCAGGATCATTCAGCAGCCACTGA